A single window of Nicotiana sylvestris chromosome 3, ASM39365v2, whole genome shotgun sequence DNA harbors:
- the LOC138888217 gene encoding uncharacterized protein, with the protein MEAPQLSEYNFNVDISDIISAISKIRDTRWLKPVLSDPSQRNPNLTCEFHGTHDHRTEDCRQLREEVVRLLSKGHLRDLLGDLAKNQFREREENRKNETEEPQHVIHMIVGGVDIPQEPTIKRTKISITREKRTQGYIPKDALTFSDEGIETLSQPHNDALVIFFLVNTFQIKRILVDPGSSANIIRSRVVEQLGLLDQIVPASRVLNGFNMARETKKGEITLPVNVTDTTQNVKFHVIEGDMRYNALLGRSWIHCMRSVTLTLHQMMKFPTKDGIKTVYGEHHVAREMFAVHDVAPASTPSASKKPNDKQTMK; encoded by the coding sequence ATGGAGGCACCCCAGTtatctgagtacaacttcaacgttgataTTTCGGACATCATATCTGCcattagtaaaatcagagacaccaggtggctgAAACCCGTACTATCAGACCCGTCGCAAAGGAATCCTAACCTGACGTGCGAATTTCACGGCACACACGATCATAGAACCGAAGATTGCAGacagctccgagaagaagtagtCCGACTACTTAGCAAAGGGCACCTCCGAGATCTCCTCGGCGACctagccaaaaatcaatttcgggaaagagaggagaataggaaaaatgaaacagaagaaccacaacatgtcatccacatgattgttgggggagtcgacatcccacaggaacccactatcaaaagaacaaaaatatccatcactagggaaAAGAGAACTCAAGGTTACATACCcaaggatgctctcacattcagcgacgaggGCATCGAGACCCTATCTCAGCCTCATaacgatgcattggtaattttttttcttgtgaatacatttcaaattaaacgtatacttgtggatccaggtagctcagccaatattatcaggtcgagggtggtagagcagctcggacttctTGACCAGATCGTGCCTGCCtcccgagtcctcaacggattcaacatggctagagagacaaagaaaggggaaatcaccctcccagtcaatgtGACCGACACAACCCAAAACGTCAAGTTTCATGTCATTGAAGGAgatatgagatacaatgccttactCGGAAGGTCATGGATACACTGTATGAGATCAGTAACAttaacccttcatcaaatgatgaaatttccaacAAAGGATGGAATAAAAACGGTATACGGGGAACATCATGTAGCAAGagagatgttcgcggtgcacgatgtggcaccggcATCAACACCTTCAGCATCGAAGAAGCCAAACGATAAGCAAACAATGAAGTAA